TGACCTTCTGAATGCAAATCAGACGCTCTACCAGCTAAGCTAAGTCCCCGTTTATTCTTCTCTTATTGCTATCGAAAAAGAAAAAGTTATCTTAATGACTAAGAGATTTAACCTCAACCAAAGAATTAAGAAAAAAATGAATTAGTGAGCCAAACAGATTTCTTTAAGGACACTTTTCAAAAGAGAGTCCATATAAAATTTACTTGTTTCACTCTGAAGCTGCAGCCAATCGGCATTACTTGAAGACTCTAAAGGATGAGGAATAAGAATATTAACTCCTAAACAAGGAATATCAAATTCATAACACACTTGAGAAACGGCTCCCCCAGCACTATCAAAACCTTGAATGTCAGAATAGACTTTTTGCAGTGAAAGGAAATAATTTTTAGACATGGTAAACGCCTCTCCTGTAGCGATGATGCCCTCCGCAAGTCCATGCTCTGTAGATGTCGTAGGCTTCAAATAACCGTGCGTTTTTAATAGATCCTCAATAGCTTTTTTATGAGTGGCTATAAACTGTCTTCCTCCGCTCTTTGCAGCCTCTCTATAGGCATCGCTTGTTGCAAAAATGCACTGCTTGATATCGGGAATTTCGAATCTTTTAAAAAACGGACGCACATCGGAATCATAATTCACATAGCCATTCGAAATTAAAACATTTCCAAAACGGCCCGTTTCTGAACGTGAATAACAGGTACCAATAATTAAAATAAGCTCTACACGATGCTTTAAAATCATATTACAGCTAATTACAGCGGCAGATACCTTGTTAGGCCAAAAAGAAGACATAACTAGATACTTCCCGAAATAATCTCCAGAATAGTATGTCCTTCTTCCTTCTATAGTTTTCTTACTATTAGCAAACCAAGGTATAGGACATTCTGCATCAGAAGATTCAGAAATTTCAGGAAGAGCAAAAATGATTCCTATACGAGATAGAGGCGCACTTTTTTCGCCAAAAATTTCAATGGCATCGGCTTTTAAAGAGATAACGGAACAACAAAGAATGGTGAAAAAAACAACGCGAAGAACCATAAAAATTCCCTCTATCGGATTCTGGTTCCTTATAGAAAAACACACTGTTAAAAAGAATGAAAAAGCTGGAGGTGAAGATAGCCCTTTCGACTCTAGAGGTAGCGAAAAACTAGACTCGAAAAGGCAAACCTTCTATGAATCTTTATTCATAACAAAGAGAAAAACACGTCTTTTAAAGTCTGACTTTCTTTTTTAAATCTATAACTCTCGCTTCACGCACTTTGGTAATCTTAAATGATTTCGTGAACGTTTCGTATTCTTTGTCCAAAGCCTTAGCATTTTTATTTTTATAAACCATGAAAACTTGATAAAGAGTATGGTTTACTGAAACCAACATCCCTCTAAAATAGATATCTTCACAAGATATCCAAAATTCTAAAGCTTTATGTCCTTGCACCTCTTTTGCCTGCATAAATAAAACCTGAGACTCTGGAAGGGCCTGCAGCATTCCCGAAAATCCTTCTTGAAGATTTAACTCAGGACGGCTGACATCAACTTTCTCAGGATATTCCCATACAGACACAACATATACAGTATTATCTGATTGTGTTTCTGTAACGTATGTATCATAGCGTATAGTAAGTTCTGATTGAGGAACCTCTATAATCTGACCCGAATGGTCCGGATCTCCAGGAAACTCTGCAGAAAACCCACAACTTTTCGTATAGTCATAGCGTTTCCACTTTAGACTATCTTTGATTTGAGATATGGATACACCGTCTTTGGTCTCTCTACTAGAGAACCATCCCTTCATTTTAGAAAGAAAACCTGTTTTCGACTCCCCGGCAACTAATGAAGCTGGACATAGGGTTTGAAGAGATATTAATACGGTTAATAGGAACTTACTTAATCTTGAAAGCATAATAAAAATAAAATACGTTTATTAATTTAATAATATAACTTCCGAGACTTTTTATTATAAATAAAACACAAAAAATCGAAATCATCAAAAAGCCTTGTGTTTTATAAAATCCGTAATGATAATCCTGCTTGTAAAAAAATCTTAGAAATTAAGAGTTATAGCGCTTATGAAAAAGCAAGTATTTGCTAGTAAAAAGGTTGGAGTTCTACCAGCACGATGGGGCAGCGCAAGATTTACTGGGAAGCCCTTAGCAAGCATTCTCGGAAAATCTTTAATACGAAGGACTTATGAGAATATCAATCAAAGCATCGCATTAGATAAAGTCATTGTAGCTACTGATGATCAACGTATTATGGATCATGTTCTAGACTTCGGCGGCGATTGCGTGCTGACAAGTCCTGAATGCGCTAATGGAACAGAGCGCACAGCAGAAACCATATCTCGTTACTTCCCTGAAGCTGAGATTATAGTAAATATTCAGGGAGATGAGCCCTGCTTACAGCACACCGTTGTTGATGCCCTTGTGAGAAAACTAGAAGAATTTCCTGAAATTCAAATAGTTACTCCAGTGGCTAAAACTACAGATTCTCATGAGATCTTAACAAATCAAAAAGTGAAATGTGTTTTCGATAAAAACGGAAAGGCTTTATATTTTAGCAGGAGCCCTATTCCACACATCTTAAAAAAAGAGACACCGATTTATCTTCATATTGGCGTATATGCATTTAGAAGGAATGCCCTATTCAATTACATTGAATCTTCCCCTACACCATTAAGCCAAGCTGAAGATCTGGAGCAACTGCGTATACTAGAACACGGTGGATCTATTCATGTGTGTGTCGTGGAAGCTAAGAGCCCCTCAGTTGATTATCCTGAAGATATAAACAAGGTGGAAAAATACTTAACATGCCATTCAAGTGCATCTTTTTAACAGGAGGAGTTGTTTCTTCCCTAGGCAAGGGATTAACCGCAGCCTCATTA
The Chlamydia caviae GPIC genome window above contains:
- a CDS encoding 5'-methylthioadenosine nucleosidase encodes the protein MVLRVVFFTILCCSVISLKADAIEIFGEKSAPLSRIGIIFALPEISESSDAECPIPWFANSKKTIEGRRTYYSGDYFGKYLVMSSFWPNKVSAAVISCNMILKHRVELILIIGTCYSRSETGRFGNVLISNGYVNYDSDVRPFFKRFEIPDIKQCIFATSDAYREAAKSGGRQFIATHKKAIEDLLKTHGYLKPTTSTEHGLAEGIIATGEAFTMSKNYFLSLQKVYSDIQGFDSAGGAVSQVCYEFDIPCLGVNILIPHPLESSSNADWLQLQSETSKFYMDSLLKSVLKEICLAH
- the kdsB gene encoding 3-deoxy-manno-octulosonate cytidylyltransferase, giving the protein MKKQVFASKKVGVLPARWGSARFTGKPLASILGKSLIRRTYENINQSIALDKVIVATDDQRIMDHVLDFGGDCVLTSPECANGTERTAETISRYFPEAEIIVNIQGDEPCLQHTVVDALVRKLEEFPEIQIVTPVAKTTDSHEILTNQKVKCVFDKNGKALYFSRSPIPHILKKETPIYLHIGVYAFRRNALFNYIESSPTPLSQAEDLEQLRILEHGGSIHVCVVEAKSPSVDYPEDINKVEKYLTCHSSASF